The Sphingobium sp. JS3065 genome includes a region encoding these proteins:
- a CDS encoding GFA family protein: MPHQAGCLCGQVRISIDAEPMAARMCWCRLCQYLGAGSGTVNVCFPSDKVTTTGEVRWHHSTADSGNAMRRGFCPECGTPLFSLAESRPHLTFVRAGALDDPDILGPQAVIWTDAAPDWAHLDPELPHYPAQIPPVA; this comes from the coding sequence ATGCCTCATCAAGCCGGATGCCTGTGCGGACAGGTGCGGATCAGCATCGATGCGGAACCCATGGCGGCGCGCATGTGCTGGTGCCGCCTCTGCCAATATCTGGGCGCCGGATCGGGGACGGTGAATGTCTGCTTCCCTTCCGACAAGGTGACGACCACGGGTGAGGTACGCTGGCATCACAGCACCGCCGACAGCGGCAACGCGATGCGGCGCGGTTTCTGCCCCGAATGCGGAACGCCCTTGTTCAGCCTGGCCGAATCGCGTCCGCACCTGACCTTCGTCCGGGCCGGAGCGCTGGACGATCCGGACATTTTGGGGCCTCAGGCGGTCATCTGGACCGACGCAGCGCCCGATTGGGCGCATCTGGACCCGGAACTGCCCCATTATCCGGCACAAATTCCACCAGTCGCCTAA
- a CDS encoding methyl-accepting chemotaxis protein, translating into MLSGIGRRSLENGDLLTDLGERSGDIALQCSETAGFLGELTLRIQADSAHLGELQSTMEALAVSQNESVLAAQELSLTARRAGNIIAQGHEAIGRSLGQVTELIENVTGLEGHLRQFLDVIETVGDISDQLGAIARQTRLLGVNAAIEAARGGEATQGFAVVADEIRRLAGQAGESAASVGDKLGQLDRDARQLIGGVEANILRGRDVGSDIDTLRISMAEIASLVTQFAERSDTIVTCTDEADGDVAALRQGLARFSLSSTESATRVQTARSQLEGLEGMANAMLNTAAHGGHVTRNSRYIALAEEGAEEMQALIRRALAEGQLDMASLFDTAYRPLPGSEPAQYENGFTAFADRLVQPLLDRRTAQDSAIVGCCLIDMNGYLPTHISARSQPQRPGQTRWNMEHARNRQIFMDSQTRRALDGEGDFFLFTYRQNLGEGRYRALRSVFVPLTFGGRRWGLYEVGYLI; encoded by the coding sequence ATGCTGAGCGGAATAGGGCGGCGATCATTGGAAAACGGGGATTTGTTGACCGACCTGGGGGAACGATCGGGCGACATCGCATTGCAATGCAGCGAAACGGCGGGTTTCCTGGGGGAACTTACGCTGCGCATCCAGGCCGATTCCGCGCATCTGGGCGAATTGCAATCGACCATGGAAGCGCTGGCGGTCAGCCAGAATGAAAGCGTGCTGGCGGCGCAGGAACTCAGCCTGACGGCCCGCCGCGCGGGGAACATCATCGCCCAGGGGCATGAAGCCATCGGGCGTTCGCTGGGGCAGGTTACGGAACTCATCGAAAATGTGACGGGGCTGGAAGGGCATTTGCGCCAGTTTCTGGACGTCATCGAAACGGTCGGCGACATTTCCGATCAGCTTGGCGCCATCGCCCGCCAGACCCGGCTGCTGGGCGTCAACGCGGCGATCGAGGCGGCGCGGGGCGGGGAGGCGACCCAGGGCTTCGCCGTGGTGGCGGACGAAATCCGGCGGCTGGCGGGGCAGGCGGGCGAATCCGCCGCGTCCGTGGGCGACAAGCTGGGCCAGCTCGACCGCGATGCGCGCCAGTTGATCGGCGGGGTGGAGGCCAATATCCTGCGCGGCCGCGACGTCGGTTCCGATATCGACACGTTGCGAATCAGCATGGCTGAAATCGCGTCGCTGGTGACGCAATTCGCGGAGCGCTCCGACACCATCGTCACCTGCACGGATGAGGCCGATGGCGATGTGGCGGCGTTGCGGCAGGGTCTGGCCCGGTTCAGCCTATCCTCGACGGAAAGCGCCACCCGCGTCCAAACCGCCCGCAGCCAGTTGGAAGGTCTGGAGGGGATGGCGAACGCCATGCTCAACACCGCCGCCCATGGCGGGCATGTCACGCGCAACAGCCGCTATATCGCCCTGGCCGAAGAAGGGGCGGAAGAGATGCAGGCCCTGATCAGGCGGGCGCTGGCGGAAGGGCAATTGGACATGGCCAGCCTGTTCGACACCGCCTACCGCCCGCTTCCCGGTTCCGAACCGGCGCAATATGAAAATGGCTTCACCGCCTTTGCCGACCGCCTCGTGCAGCCCTTACTGGACCGGCGGACGGCACAGGACAGCGCGATCGTCGGCTGCTGCCTGATCGACATGAACGGCTATCTGCCCACCCATATCAGCGCGCGCAGCCAGCCGCAGCGGCCCGGGCAGACGCGCTGGAACATGGAACATGCGCGCAACCGCCAGATATTCATGGACAGCCAGACCCGCCGCGCATTGGATGGGGAGGGGGATTTCTTCCTGTTCACCTACCGCCAGAATCTGGGCGAAGGCCGCTATCGCGCATTGCGCAGCGTCTTCGTGCCGCTGACCTTCGGCGGCCGCCGCTGGGGGCTTTACGAGGTCGGCTATCTGATCTGA
- a CDS encoding vWA domain-containing protein — translation MMLNFLDALRAAGIPVSIKEHLLLLEALDRDVVGQRPEDFYYLARATYVKDEGLIDRFDQVFARIFKGVLGAEGVEAEIPEEWLRLVAEKFLSAEEMEKIKSLGSWDEIMETLKKRLEEQKGRHEGGNKWIGTGGTSPFGNGGYNPEGVRIGGESKHKRAIKVWEKREFANLDNQKELGTRNIKVALRRLRRFAREGAADELDLEETIRGTARQGWLDIRMRPERHNAVKLLLFLDVGGSMDPFITLCEELFSAATSEFKNMEFFYFHNCIYEGVWKDNKRRFSERTPTWDVLHKYGHDYKVIFVGDAAMSPYEVSHPGGSVEHMNEEPGATWLSRVLHTYPAAVWLNPAQEAHWGYSQSTKMIREIMNERMYPLTIEGIDGAMRELTRKR, via the coding sequence ATGATGCTCAACTTCCTCGACGCGCTGCGTGCTGCCGGCATCCCCGTCAGCATCAAGGAACATCTGCTGCTGCTGGAGGCGCTGGACCGCGACGTGGTCGGGCAACGGCCGGAGGATTTCTATTATCTCGCCCGCGCCACCTATGTGAAGGACGAGGGGCTGATCGACCGCTTCGACCAGGTGTTCGCCCGCATATTCAAGGGCGTGCTGGGCGCGGAAGGCGTCGAGGCGGAGATTCCGGAGGAATGGCTGCGGCTGGTGGCGGAGAAATTCCTGAGCGCCGAGGAGATGGAGAAGATCAAGTCGCTGGGTAGCTGGGACGAGATCATGGAGACGCTGAAGAAGCGGCTGGAGGAGCAGAAGGGCCGCCATGAGGGCGGCAACAAGTGGATCGGCACCGGCGGCACGTCCCCCTTCGGCAATGGCGGCTATAATCCCGAAGGCGTGCGGATCGGCGGCGAGAGCAAGCATAAGCGCGCCATCAAGGTGTGGGAAAAGCGCGAATTCGCCAATCTGGACAATCAGAAGGAATTGGGCACCCGCAATATCAAGGTGGCGCTGCGGCGGCTGCGGCGCTTTGCGCGGGAGGGCGCGGCGGACGAATTGGACCTGGAGGAAACGATCCGTGGGACGGCGCGGCAGGGCTGGCTCGACATCCGCATGCGGCCGGAACGGCATAATGCGGTGAAGCTGCTGCTGTTCCTGGACGTGGGCGGATCGATGGACCCGTTCATCACGCTGTGCGAGGAGCTATTCTCGGCGGCGACCAGCGAATTCAAGAATATGGAATTCTTCTACTTCCACAATTGCATCTACGAAGGCGTGTGGAAGGACAATAAGCGGCGCTTTTCGGAACGGACGCCGACCTGGGACGTGCTGCACAAATATGGGCATGACTATAAGGTGATCTTCGTCGGTGACGCGGCGATGAGTCCCTATGAGGTCAGCCATCCTGGCGGATCGGTCGAACATATGAACGAGGAACCGGGCGCGACATGGTTGAGCCGGGTGCTGCACACCTATCCGGCGGCCGTCTGGCTGAATCCCGCGCAGGAGGCGCATTGGGGCTATAGCCAGTCGACCAAGATGATCCGCGAGATCATGAACGAGCGCATGTATCCGCTGACGATCGAGGGGATTGACGGTGCGATGCGGGAATTGACGCGGAAGCGGTGA
- a CDS encoding transporter — protein MKGTMMLAAAGMAMTVVATPAQAQIAAQSGPQTARAEEPSTGLSTASSMSFSTGGLTAITGIDYSSGDYGTGFDTHILVIPMSLRYRAGQFRFTATLPWLRINGSSAIVGGGSGGVVIDPNAPRTTRSGLGDLTLGVGYGIPEEQLGFGLDLSARVKLPTASRSKALGTGKTDVTVAAEISKSFGIVTPFANIGYRMPGDPSGFDLRNAWTASGGASVMLGKSALIASYDYRESTSAFAGDSRELFGAFSSPVAEKLIFTLYGTTGLSQGAADYGLGSMISVKF, from the coding sequence ATGAAGGGGACCATGATGCTGGCCGCCGCGGGCATGGCGATGACGGTAGTCGCCACGCCTGCCCAGGCGCAGATCGCGGCGCAAAGCGGCCCGCAAACCGCCCGGGCCGAAGAACCGTCCACAGGCTTATCCACAGCTTCATCCATGAGTTTTTCCACAGGCGGCCTGACCGCCATCACCGGCATCGATTACAGCAGCGGCGATTACGGCACCGGTTTCGACACCCATATCCTCGTCATTCCGATGAGCCTGCGATACCGCGCCGGCCAGTTCCGCTTCACCGCGACCCTGCCATGGCTGCGCATCAACGGTTCGTCCGCGATCGTCGGCGGCGGATCGGGCGGTGTCGTCATCGACCCGAACGCCCCGCGCACCACTCGCAGCGGCCTTGGCGATCTGACCCTGGGCGTCGGTTATGGGATACCCGAAGAGCAACTCGGCTTCGGCCTCGACCTCTCGGCCCGCGTCAAGCTTCCCACCGCTTCGCGATCCAAGGCGCTGGGCACCGGCAAGACGGATGTGACGGTCGCGGCGGAAATCTCCAAAAGTTTCGGCATCGTCACGCCCTTCGCCAATATCGGCTACCGCATGCCGGGCGACCCGTCGGGCTTCGACCTGCGCAATGCCTGGACCGCATCGGGCGGCGCGAGCGTGATGTTGGGCAAATCGGCGCTGATCGCTTCCTACGACTATCGCGAATCCACCAGCGCTTTCGCCGGCGACAGCCGGGAACTGTTCGGCGCCTTCAGCAGCCCGGTGGCGGAAAAGCTGATCTTCACCCTCTATGGCACCACAGGCCTCAGCCAAGGCGCCGCCGATTACGGCCTGGGTTCGATGATCAGCGTAAAATTCTAA
- a CDS encoding anhydro-N-acetylmuramic acid kinase, with amino-acid sequence MDSHPLLAIGLMSGTSRDGIDAALIETDGEGASKGIAFHAMPYSDGFRLRLAEACQRAMTMDRPGFEPLIHAVEEELTELHVEAISDLLARTGHVTQDIAVIGFHGHTVAHRPERRWTWQIGDGATLAGAFGIPVVADLRSADVAAGGQGAPLLPVYHRALAHDLPKPVAVLNLGGVANITAIASDGEIVAFDTGMASGLIDNWMRTHGDRNFDEGGVTAATGKIDQDLLKRLLSDPWFAVAPPKSIDREAFTIEAARGLSLEDGAATLTAFSAAAVGRALDHLPERPPRIYAAGGGRHNATLMGMLATYTGAEVRSVDELGWDGDALEAQGFAYMAVRNLKGLPISFPGTTGAPQPITGGVLFEPA; translated from the coding sequence ATGGACAGCCACCCCCTATTGGCAATAGGCCTGATGTCGGGCACCTCGCGCGACGGCATAGACGCCGCGCTGATCGAAACCGACGGAGAGGGCGCGAGCAAAGGCATCGCCTTCCACGCCATGCCTTACAGCGACGGTTTCCGTCTCCGCCTGGCGGAAGCCTGCCAACGCGCCATGACCATGGACAGGCCCGGCTTCGAACCGCTGATCCACGCGGTCGAGGAAGAACTGACCGAACTTCATGTAGAGGCGATTTCCGATCTTCTCGCCCGCACCGGCCATGTCACGCAGGACATCGCCGTCATCGGCTTCCATGGTCATACCGTCGCCCATCGGCCGGAACGCCGCTGGACCTGGCAGATCGGGGATGGCGCGACCCTTGCGGGCGCTTTCGGCATCCCGGTCGTCGCGGACCTGCGCAGCGCCGACGTCGCCGCGGGAGGGCAGGGCGCGCCGTTGCTCCCCGTCTATCACCGCGCCCTCGCGCACGACCTCCCGAAACCAGTCGCCGTGCTGAACCTTGGCGGCGTCGCCAACATCACCGCCATCGCCTCCGACGGAGAGATCGTCGCCTTCGACACCGGCATGGCGAGCGGCCTCATCGACAATTGGATGCGCACCCATGGCGACCGCAACTTCGACGAAGGCGGAGTAACCGCCGCCACTGGCAAGATCGACCAGGATCTTCTCAAACGCCTGCTCTCCGACCCATGGTTCGCCGTCGCGCCCCCGAAGAGCATAGACCGCGAAGCCTTCACTATCGAAGCCGCGCGCGGCCTCTCGCTGGAGGACGGCGCCGCCACCCTGACGGCCTTTTCCGCTGCCGCCGTTGGAAGGGCGCTCGATCATCTGCCCGAACGCCCGCCACGAATCTATGCCGCTGGCGGAGGCCGCCACAACGCCACGCTCATGGGGATGCTGGCGACCTATACGGGCGCGGAGGTGCGCTCTGTGGACGAACTGGGCTGGGACGGCGACGCCCTGGAAGCGCAGGGCTTCGCCTATATGGCCGTCCGCAACCTGAAAGGCCTGCCGATCAGCTTCCCCGGTACCACCGGCGCACCGCAACCCATAACCGGCGGCGTCCTCTTCGAACCGGCCTGA
- the tyrS gene encoding tyrosine--tRNA ligase — protein sequence MTSYSSDLLRLLETRGYIHQLTDAEGLDALAARQVVPGYIGFDPTAPSLHVGHLVSIMMLRQLQKAGHKPIVLMGGGTGKIGDPSFKDEARKLLTTDLIAQNVASIKRVFERFLTFGDGPTDAIMLDNAEWLDRLEYIPFLRDIGQHFSVNRMLSFDSVKLRLDREQSLSFLEFNYMILQAYDFLELSRRSACRLQMGGSDQWGNIVNGVELARRVDGTQVFGLTTPLLTNADGTKMGKTVGGAVWLNEDQLSNYDYWQFWRNTADADVANRLRLFTDLPMDEVERLASLQGAEINEAKKILANEATALCRGTEAAVLAAETARRTFEEGASDANLPTVSLGAEGLNVVQGTTALGFAASNKEVRRKLAEGAIRVNGEVVSDPALVLKPGDKLSFGAKKHGLVTT from the coding sequence ATGACCAGCTACTCATCCGATCTGCTCCGCCTGCTCGAAACGCGCGGTTACATTCATCAGTTGACCGATGCGGAGGGGCTGGACGCCCTCGCCGCCAGGCAGGTCGTGCCGGGCTATATCGGCTTCGATCCCACCGCGCCTTCGCTGCATGTCGGGCATCTGGTGTCGATCATGATGCTGCGGCAGTTGCAGAAGGCCGGACACAAGCCGATCGTGCTGATGGGCGGCGGCACCGGCAAGATCGGCGATCCCAGCTTCAAGGACGAGGCGCGCAAGCTGCTGACCACCGATCTGATCGCGCAGAATGTCGCGAGCATCAAGCGGGTGTTCGAGCGGTTCCTGACATTCGGGGACGGGCCGACCGATGCGATCATGCTCGACAATGCGGAGTGGCTGGATCGGCTCGAATATATCCCCTTCCTGCGGGACATCGGGCAGCATTTCTCGGTCAACCGAATGCTGAGCTTCGATTCGGTGAAGCTGCGGCTGGATCGGGAGCAGTCGCTTTCGTTCCTGGAATTCAACTATATGATCCTCCAGGCCTATGATTTCCTGGAACTGTCGCGGCGGTCGGCGTGCCGGTTGCAGATGGGCGGATCGGACCAGTGGGGGAATATCGTCAACGGCGTCGAACTGGCCCGGCGCGTGGACGGGACTCAGGTTTTCGGGCTGACCACGCCGCTGCTGACCAATGCGGACGGGACCAAGATGGGCAAGACCGTGGGCGGCGCGGTCTGGCTCAACGAGGATCAGCTTTCCAACTACGATTATTGGCAGTTCTGGCGGAACACCGCCGATGCCGACGTGGCGAACCGGCTGCGGCTGTTCACCGACCTGCCGATGGATGAGGTGGAGCGGCTGGCTTCGCTCCAGGGGGCGGAGATCAACGAGGCGAAGAAGATCCTGGCCAATGAGGCTACGGCGCTTTGCCGCGGCACCGAAGCGGCGGTGCTGGCGGCGGAGACGGCGCGGCGGACCTTCGAGGAGGGCGCTTCGGATGCCAATCTGCCGACTGTCAGCCTTGGCGCGGAAGGGCTGAATGTCGTCCAGGGGACCACCGCCCTGGGCTTTGCGGCGTCCAATAAGGAAGTGCGGCGGAAGCTGGCTGAGGGCGCCATCCGCGTGAATGGCGAAGTGGTCAGCGATCCTGCGCTGGTGCTGAAGCCGGGCGACAAGCTCAGCTTCGGCGCGAAGAAGCATGGGCTGGTAACTACCTGA
- a CDS encoding PilZ domain-containing protein, giving the protein MPSMFASLAHLNQSRDPAVNQRRAQRDLVDMVSHIAAQGRSHGARIINISAFGLMCRTEARLAIGERVTIWLPVVKDHAGEVRWVEDGRVGVEFLQRIEPRLYDSMLSLIPPRQTAW; this is encoded by the coding sequence ATGCCTTCGATGTTCGCCAGCCTTGCCCATCTCAATCAGTCGCGAGACCCGGCGGTCAATCAGCGGCGCGCGCAGCGCGATCTGGTCGACATGGTCAGCCATATCGCGGCGCAGGGGCGCAGCCATGGGGCGCGGATCATCAATATCTCGGCATTTGGGCTGATGTGCAGGACCGAGGCGCGACTGGCGATCGGCGAGCGGGTAACCATATGGCTGCCGGTCGTGAAGGATCATGCCGGGGAAGTGCGCTGGGTAGAGGATGGCCGGGTGGGCGTGGAATTTCTGCAGCGGATCGAGCCGCGACTTTACGACTCCATGCTCTCGCTCATTCCGCCGCGACAGACGGCCTGGTAG
- the recG gene encoding ATP-dependent DNA helicase RecG, with protein sequence MRPDILNPLFTEIEALKGVGPALAKPLERLGLARAVDVAFHLPVSFIDRRMVEELLLGDSGRIIGIQLTPIDYRASGSARAPFRVIAQDRHGNIVALVYFGRNSAWPRKLLPLGEPKFVSGKLEAYGDNLQIVHPDYVLPPEEAATIPAREPVYGLSEGLTNNRMRDLAAQVLSRAPDLPEWIEPSLLARKGWPAWREALTRIHADPSDSQARERLAYDEIFAGQLALMLVRQSSRKRRGIPIAGDGRLRAMLQLPFAPTGAQRRAFGEIEGDMAQPVPMLRLLQGDVGSGKTLVALMALLNTVEAGAQGALLAPTEILARQHYETLRKMASGLPVTIAILTGREKGKSRESTLMGLADGSIDILVGTHAIFQDAVRYKNLALAVIDEQHRFGVAQRMMLTSKAERAPHLLVMTATPIPRTLTLTYYGEMDVSRLDEMPPGRQPIQTVVMSANRLDEVVEALARHVETGGQAYWVCPLVEESETSDQAAAEARAEMLKMRFGELVGLVHGRMKGPEKDAAMEAFASARTKILVATTVIEVGVDVPNSNLIIIEGADRFGLAQLHQLRGRVGRGQNHSVCILLRGGALSETSRARLALMRETNDGFRIAEEDLRLRGAGEILGTRQSGEAQLKLASPEHLSALLDSARDDAHLLIDRDGGLTEARGDAARTCLYLFERDAAVGLLRSG encoded by the coding sequence ATGCGACCCGATATCCTCAACCCACTCTTCACTGAAATCGAAGCGCTCAAGGGCGTAGGCCCCGCGCTGGCCAAACCTCTGGAACGCCTGGGGCTGGCCCGCGCCGTGGACGTGGCCTTCCATCTGCCGGTCAGCTTCATCGACCGCCGCATGGTCGAGGAACTGCTCCTGGGCGACTCAGGCCGCATCATCGGCATCCAGCTCACCCCCATCGACTATCGCGCTTCCGGCAGCGCGCGCGCGCCCTTCCGCGTCATCGCGCAGGACAGGCACGGCAACATCGTCGCGCTGGTCTATTTCGGCCGCAACAGCGCCTGGCCCCGCAAGCTGCTGCCGCTGGGCGAACCCAAATTCGTCTCCGGCAAGCTGGAGGCCTATGGCGACAATCTCCAGATCGTCCATCCCGACTATGTCCTCCCGCCGGAGGAAGCCGCGACGATTCCGGCGAGAGAGCCGGTCTATGGCCTTTCCGAAGGCCTGACCAACAATCGCATGCGCGACCTTGCCGCCCAGGTCCTGAGCCGCGCCCCGGACCTTCCGGAATGGATCGAACCCAGCCTGCTCGCCCGCAAGGGCTGGCCCGCATGGCGAGAGGCCCTGACCCGCATCCACGCCGATCCCAGCGACTCGCAGGCACGCGAACGCCTGGCCTATGACGAGATTTTCGCTGGCCAACTCGCGCTGATGCTGGTCCGACAGTCCTCCCGCAAGCGCAGGGGCATCCCCATCGCCGGAGACGGCCGTCTGCGCGCCATGCTCCAATTGCCCTTCGCCCCGACCGGGGCGCAACGCCGTGCTTTTGGAGAGATTGAGGGCGACATGGCCCAGCCTGTCCCCATGCTTCGCCTGCTGCAAGGGGATGTCGGCTCCGGCAAGACGCTGGTAGCGCTGATGGCCCTGCTCAACACGGTCGAGGCAGGCGCGCAGGGCGCTCTCCTGGCCCCCACCGAAATCCTCGCCCGCCAGCATTATGAGACGCTGCGCAAAATGGCTTCGGGCCTGCCCGTCACCATCGCTATCCTTACCGGCCGCGAAAAGGGCAAGAGCCGCGAATCCACCCTGATGGGCCTTGCGGATGGCAGCATCGACATCCTTGTCGGCACCCACGCCATCTTTCAGGACGCCGTGCGCTACAAGAATCTCGCTTTGGCGGTGATCGACGAACAGCATCGCTTCGGCGTGGCGCAACGCATGATGCTGACCTCGAAAGCAGAGCGCGCGCCGCATCTCCTGGTGATGACCGCCACGCCGATCCCGCGCACCCTGACGCTCACTTATTATGGCGAAATGGACGTCTCCCGCCTGGACGAGATGCCCCCCGGCCGCCAGCCGATCCAGACGGTGGTCATGTCGGCCAACCGCCTGGACGAAGTGGTGGAAGCGCTGGCCCGTCATGTCGAGACTGGCGGCCAGGCCTATTGGGTGTGTCCCCTGGTCGAGGAAAGCGAAACCAGCGATCAGGCCGCCGCCGAAGCCCGCGCCGAAATGCTGAAAATGCGCTTCGGGGAGTTGGTAGGCCTGGTCCACGGCCGCATGAAGGGGCCGGAAAAGGACGCCGCGATGGAAGCCTTCGCCTCCGCCCGCACGAAAATCCTGGTCGCCACGACCGTCATCGAAGTCGGCGTCGACGTGCCCAACAGCAACCTTATCATCATAGAAGGCGCCGACCGCTTCGGCCTGGCCCAGCTCCACCAGCTTAGAGGCCGTGTAGGCCGGGGCCAGAACCATTCGGTCTGCATCCTGCTGCGCGGCGGCGCGTTGAGCGAAACCAGTCGCGCCCGCCTGGCGCTCATGCGGGAAACCAATGACGGCTTCCGCATAGCCGAAGAAGACCTGCGGTTGAGGGGAGCCGGCGAAATTCTGGGCACCCGCCAGTCCGGCGAAGCGCAACTCAAGCTGGCCAGCCCCGAACATCTTTCGGCCTTGCTCGATTCAGCCAGAGACGATGCGCATCTCCTGATCGACCGGGACGGCGGCCTCACCGAAGCCAGAGGGGATGCGGCCCGAACCTGCCTCTACCTTTTCGAACGGGATGCGGCGGTTGGATTGCTTCGCAGCGGCTGA
- a CDS encoding succinate dehydrogenase assembly factor 2, which translates to MNEDPRIRRLQFRAWHRGIKEADLAVGGFFDRYHAQWGAEELDWFERFIEEQDADIMAWALGTLPLPDEWRGPMWNRFAKMDFVEIGKK; encoded by the coding sequence GTGAACGAAGACCCCCGCATCCGACGCCTGCAATTCCGGGCCTGGCATCGTGGCATCAAGGAAGCGGACCTTGCCGTGGGCGGTTTTTTCGACCGCTATCATGCGCAATGGGGTGCGGAGGAACTCGATTGGTTCGAACGGTTTATCGAGGAGCAGGATGCCGACATCATGGCCTGGGCCTTGGGGACGCTGCCGCTGCCGGATGAATGGCGGGGGCCGATGTGGAACAGGTTCGCGAAGATGGATTTTGTGGAGATCGGGAAGAAATAA